agtaacatttctcttacaaatgtgggtgcccatgcatttggggcatagatgttaaggATTGAGAGCTTGTCTTGGtggagttttcctttgatgagtatgaagtgttctttgagaatttttggttggaagtctattttattggatattagaatggttactccagcttgtttctttggaccatttgcttggaaaaattttttctagccttttactctgaggtagtgtctgtctttgtcactgagctgcgtttcctgaatgcaggaaaatgctgggttttgtttACACATCCAGTCTattaacctatgtctttttattgggaaattaagcccattgatgttgagagacatTACAGACCAATAATTGTTGGTccctcttatttttattgttacaggTGGTATTATGTTTTTGCAgttctcttcttttgagtttgttgtgagatgattagtttcttgatttttttgtgggtgtagtttccctccttgtgttggagttttccttcttttatccTCTATAGGGCTGGATTAGAAGAAagatgttgtttaaatttggttttgtcacggaatatcttggtttctccatctatggtgattgagagttttgctggacaTAGTAGTccgggctggcatttgtgttctcttagggtcagcatgacatctgtccaagatctggcttttagagtctgttACAAAGTCTGGTATGattctgatagttctgcctttatatgttacttggctttttttccttaccacttttaatattcttcctttgttctgtgcatttggtgttttaatgattatatgacatgaggattttcttttctggtcaaatctatttggtgttctgtaggcttcttgtatgcttaAGGCCATCTCTTTATGTtacagaagttttcttctatggttttgtcaaagatgttttcttgcaatttgaactgagaatcttcactctcttgtattcctattattctttggtttggtcttttcattgtgtcctgaatttcctgggtgttttgggttaggagctttttgcactttgcattttctttgactcttgtgttaatatcttctatggtatcttctatgtctgagattctgtcttatatcccttgtattctgttggtgatgcttgtatctctaactcctgatctcttttctaggttttccatctccagggttgcctcgcTTTGTgatctctttattgtttctacctccatttttagatcctggacagttttgttcaattccttcacctgtttggttgtgttttcctgtatttctttaagggatttatgtgtttcctctttaaaggcttctacctgtttacctgtgttctcttgtatttcttgaAGAGAGTTATTTGTATCTTCCTTAAAGggctctatcatcttcatgagatggaattttaggtcagaatcttatccaaggcttgctgtggtggaagaCAAGTGGATGCCAAatggcattggtttctgttgcctatgttcttgtgcttgcctctcaccatctgtttatgtctggtgttaactggccttgctgtctctaaCAGTAACTAGAGCCTGTCCCTCCTTGTAGGAAGGTAGGGTTCTGTGAGCTGATTTAGAGCAGGCCTTCTGGGAGGCAAACACTGCTGTCTCTGGTTAGGGAAACCTCCTATGTCCCTAGTTAGGGCAGGCATCCTGTGACCCTGGCTGTGGCAGATCTCCTGTGACCCTGGTTACGGTAGACCTCCTGTGAGtcaggctgtctctgggtgtgggctgATAGGCTGGAGCACCCAATTTGCCCTAGGCCAAGTTGTGGACTGGAAGGAAGGTGTGTCTCCCACAGGGTGGATATGCCCTCCATCTGCTGTGCCCTGTGGGGGTCCCAGTTAGGCCAGATATTGGGGTGGAGGGTCTCACCTGTAAGTCTGGTTATAATGGACCTCCTCGGAGTCAGGCTGTCTCTAGGTGTGAGGGGGAGGCTGGATCGCCTGATCTTCCCCTGAAAGAGTTTGTGAACCAGAAGGAAGTGACTTGTACAATTTAATTAATGCATAGGAATATAAAATGGtgtggggatgtggctcagttaaCCCTAGCTAGCTCAGGAGGTCAAGGGATGAGGTTGTTCAAGTCATTCCTGCTACATGtcgagtttgaggtcagcctgaggtacataaaatcctgtctcaaaaagagagaaaaagagaagaaagaattcacTATGATTGTCACCATCAGTAAACCAAAATGAAAATGCCTGGCATCAGCAGGGTGGTGTTTCTGGGAAGATATCATGTTGCTAGCCTACATCCTgccataactgaaaaaaaaaaaaagtcattttacaAGCTACTGGTTTTTATAGAAGACATTCTAGAGGTCACTATACTAGAAGTAAACCAGCTATTTTGGCTGTGAACTCCAGGCCCTCTCAATGCTCTCTGAAATTCTTGGAAAATGTATCTCTTGCCTAATGTGTCAGAGGCTCAGCCCCCTTTCTCTCACTCTTCCGGTGCCAGTATCCACTTCCTAATTTCTCTTCCGAAATAAGATTCAAGGAGGCAGCAAATAAAAGCTGTTGTCTCCATCTGATTCTGGCACTGAGAAGTGGTTGTGAAGCATGCGTGATTCtaaggaaatggagaagaagcAGCTTGGCCCTCTGGGTGAGACTGGGCTGGTGCTCTGTGAGCTTGGGGAAGGGACACAAATAGGGCAGTGCTTGCCTCGGACTACCCTGTATATGACTGATGCTCTATTCGCTTAGATGAGGAACTGCTGACATCCAGCCACACCAAATACTCCATCAAAGGCTTTGGCTTCCAACCAAATTCTGGATTCAGTAGCTTCACAGGTAAAACAAGATGAGGGACTATGGTCAGCTCCTGACAGAAACTTGGGTTCCTTGGGAGTGGAGGGTGGAGGTTGGGACTCAGGTCACTAATGTTCAGAGGATTGGAAGCTCAGATCCTGAATCTGGGACCTGGACTCCTGGGAACTATAGAGGCTAGGATCTGGAATCCTGTACCTTGGGAGTGAGACTGATGGGTTGCCTGACTGGGACTATACTAAGTCAGGGATCCTAAGGTGCTAAAATTCCATCCTTCTCTCCCACAGGGTGCCTGGTCCACAGCCATGTCCCCTTGGCATTGCAGGTGCTCTTCCTCACTGTATTCTCTGTGCTGCTGGTTGTCATCCTTGTCAAAGGTCAGGCAGGATTGAGGTTTGGGGATTCTAGGTCTGGCTCTTCAACTGAGGGGTTCAGAAGGGAGGAGCAACTGACTGGGACTGTGTCCTTATGGTCCTTTGAATAGAGTAGTTTTGTACAGAGACATTGGCTACACTTGCTTTAGACATCcaattttctttggtttttagatCTCTTTCTCATCAAATAGGACTAAGTAAGACCTTGGGTCTTGAAAATGATGCTAAGCTGGAGACATTGTTCAAGTAGTAGAATGCTTACCTCACAAGCTCAAAGTCCTGTATTCCATCCCAAGCACTTCGTAAAACTGGGTGTGACAGTGAatacttataatctcagcactcatgaagcagaggcaggaggagttcaTAGAGGCAGCTACATAGAAATTTTGATGCAGCCTGAACTATATGAGAGTAtctgtgagggagagagagagagagagagagagagagagagagagagagagagagagagagaggagagagagagagagagagaggaaggagaaaggagagaggagaggaaggatgtggaaaggggaaaggggaaagaggataTCTTGGTCCTAGGGGCCCAGTATAGACCAAGAAACACAGTAAACATTTAATAATTGCAGTGACTATTTTTTCTTGACCCAGTCTGCAAGATCCCCAGTTCTCAGGGACAGGAGGAGTCCAATCAGAAGAATGTCTACGAGGAACTGACCCAGTTGAAGGCTGGGATAGGTGAGTGACTAGAAGTAAAAGTTTACACAGAGAGTCACTTTGCTTTAAATAACTACTCAtcactgagcctcagttttctcacctgTGGGATGGACATGCAGGGTAATACTGAGGAAGGCATCTCACTGGTGTTTGACAAGAGTCCATGTACACAATAGACAGTCAGTGTTCATAGGAATTATGTACAAAATAAGTACTCAATAGTCACAGGATCCTGGACAGAATATGCACTCAATGTTTAAAAGAGTGTGTTTAAAGTAAGCTCTCAAAGTTCACAGGGGTATGCACATGTTAGACACTCAGTGTTCACAGAGATTGTGTACACATTAGGTGCTCAGTGTTCATAGGAATACACACATGGTAGGTATTCAGTTAAACCTGCCTCCTGGCCTCTATTCTGAGCACTAAAACCCAACTTCTTCCAGTCTAGAAAGGATCAGGCTAGGACTCCTGGGTATAGAAGGAACTCAAGAAGTGGAGTAAGGGGTGTGCTATATCAAGGGAGGGGCTGAAGGTTGAAAATGTGTCCATCCCTGACCTGACTTCCCCAACAGACCGCCTGTGCCgttcctgcccctgggactgGACGCCCTTCCAAGGAAGCTGCTACTTTTTCTCTCTGGCCCAGAAGTCTTGGAATGATTCTGCCACTGCCTGCCACAACATGGGGGCTCAACTTGTGGTCATCAAGAGTGATGAAGAGCAGGTATGCCTGGTGAGGCCCAGTCCTCAGCTGAGGATGCATCAAGGCCACTGgttaatgggaggagaggtgtCTGGTTGAATACAGTGTTCTGGAAAAGAGGCTGCTTGCCTAAAGAGGAAAGATAAGAAGGTTATGAATGAGAGCAGAGCACTTGCAAAAAGACacactctggggctggagaggaggctccgcaggtaaagcacttgtcagcaaacatgaggacctgagtttggactcCTCAACCCCACACAAAGCCCAGCATGAGGAAACATATCTGTGATCCCGTGTTCCTGTGGTAAAATGGGAGGTAGGGACAAGAGGTTCCATGGAAGCTGGTAGGCATCTCTCACTGCATACACAGAAataacaagagaccctgtctcaaaagaggtaGAAAGTGAGAGTATTCACACCTAAAGTTTTCCTCTGATGTACAcatatgcaggtgcacatgcacattcaggtgtaggtgcatgtgtgtgtatgtgcaggccagaagtcaaccttgAGTGTCATCCCTCGGGCATCTATCCACCTTTTCTTTAAGGCATGGTCTCTCattaacctggagctcactatttaGGCTAAGCTGGCTAGCCAACAAgacccagggatcctcctgtccctggCTCCCTCATGCTGGAATTTGtaccatcacatctggctttttcaCATGATTGctagggatcagactcaggtcctcaggcttgtgtgacACACGCTTAACTGGCTCAGCCATCTCCTTACCATCACTGCTATagtttttaatgtgactgatgcTTTGAGAGGAATACTTAAAATATATGGCCAGCACCTAACAACTTCCTCTGtgggttttaaaaagaaatcctggTGTATGTCTTTTGCTAATTCCCCTGGTGTAAATAGTACCAGCCCTGCTGATTTTAAGCACCAGTGAGAATTCAGAGCTGAACAGAGGCCACTAACACACTCAGTAATTATTAACTTGTTTGATCTGGTGCAGCCAGCCAATCCCAACAAGTAAATTCATGTGGGCATATACATAACTTTCAGATAGACAAGTATATGGCATAACCAAGTCTGTACATACTGTGCGCTAGAGAGAACACATCTGCCCATAGCACACAGGTGTAGAAAGATCAAGAACCCAGTGGTGTTCATGGCCTTATAATGTATAAAACTAAACATCAGATTGTAGGCAGAACTTCCCACCAAGAGTTTACTACAACACAAGTTaaaagagggaggcagagctcccttctgactttctcttctattttttctagaactttctacaACAAGCTTCTAAGAAGAGAGGCTACACTTGGATGGGGCTTATTGACATAAACAAGGAATCTTCATGGCACTGGATAGATGGTACACCTCTGACCCTCAGGTATGTACTAGAAGAAGGGAACACCCTACAGAGTATGATGAAGCTCTGACTTGAGGTATGCCTGGtgctcatttcctctctctggtcaACTAGGCAATAGAGCTTGGAACATTTTCTGAGtagcatgaagaaaaaagaaaagtccagATAGGAATGGCAGGTGCCTGAGAACCCATCATCAGAACTTCAGGAAAAACTTACAGTCAGAGGGGCATTAAATAGAAATGATTATATAGgaaatccaagactgggaagtgGCTCTATTGGTAAAGTGCAtgtccagaacccatgtaaaaaacaACTGGTGGTGTGatggcatgcacctgtaatccctgaACCGGGAGAACAGAAATAGAAGGCTTCCTAGGGCTTGTTGGACAGCCAGCTTAGCCAAATAGCAAGTTCCAATCAAGGTGGAGAATGTCCTGAGGCACAATAGCTGAAGTTTTTATTATCCCACTTGCATATGCgcacacaaccacacatacatgATCATACAGAGATCGAAAATTACTGTTGCCATGAGCAATATCACTTGTAAGTGGAactgaagagattgctcagtggttaagaacctgGGAGTCCTTAATTCTCAATCTGCAAAAACCTGAAACTTCCAGATAATGCAAGCTTGGTTCCCAGTTCTCATATCAATTAGCatgcacctgcattcatgtgtgcacatgcacctgcacattcaggtataaacacacacacacacacacacacacacacacacaccacaaaaagaaaagaatatgccCAGAGCTTGTTGTACTCCGAGGTCCAAAGAGAAGGAGTTTATATCACCACTAGATTGTGTGGCAGGAGACCAAAGACCTGACCTCTAGCTGTGGAAGGATCAAGAGATTTAGACAAAGGCCTTGGCTGAGGTgtcaagaaaagaaatagatgatGTAGGTGAAGGAGGCTTAGGTGGGGTGTTTAAAGTATGTTGGTGAGTTCTAACTGCTGTCTTTCCTGGTTTGCCTTATATTGATGCGgtgaacaccatgaccagaagcagtgtggggagaaaaggtttattttctcttacaactctcaggtcacattccatcactgagggaagacaAGGCAGGAACTCGAGACAGGAACTAAAGTGGAAGCCATAGAGGAACACAACTCACTGTGCGTCCCATGGCTTACAGACTATGTCTGTGACAGAATCTCATGCCTCCTTGTctttgcagtttcatgaagtATTGGAATAAAGGGGAACCTAACAACCTGGGAGAGGAAGATTGTGCAGAGTTCAGAGATGATGGCTGGAATGACACTAAATGTTACAACAAGAAATTCTGGATCTGCAAAAAACTTGAAACTTCCTGCCCTAGCAAGTGATGGCCAACTCCCTCCACTACCCCCATAGTCCCCAAATCCTGCCAGATGGCAGAACTTCACCCATACCTATGCCAGGGTATTCTACTTGTCTGTAGCCATTGACACTTTGACAAGATCTGTAAGACTTTTCTCTGGCAGGTAGCTTGTCTCCTGCATTGCTCCTGGTCCAGCTTGTCTCCTGGATGATTGCTGTATAGTCTTCTGATGTCTGCAGGTTCTCTTTGGGTTAGTGGCTGTGCCTCTGATCCATCTTTGCCATTTAATGAAATGAACAGACATGAGGTGCACACAGGTCCTTAAATGGGCTCCTTTTATCTCCTTTCTGAATTCAGACCATGTATTGCTGTAGGGAGCCGCGGTTAGAGGTGATAGCatccaccattacaagatggcgctggcatcctgtgctctcacaagtaaacaactaactgcacaggtgcaagaggcgaaagtgcgccaagccactgccaatcccgaggcgtaacaaggggtgatgagtgaacagccaatcagaaatgaacacgccactctagggtacatatagcagtgcctcttccggttcggggtcttccacttcaactggtacaagaataaagcctctctgtggtaactacccaaacactgcctctcctgtctctttcgcgggcgaaggggactcggggcAGCGTGGAATATATTGCCAAGTGCAATTGATGATACATCCTATGTGGTTTCATAGCATTTCTGAGTACTTTACTCCCACCTACTAAGTTTTCATTCATCTACCCTGCACGCCTCTCTATGGGACCCTTCTCTGATTTCAGGAGCTCAATCTGCAGGCTAAAAGCACAAGAGAACCAATTCCTCATCTATTAGTCATGATCTGAAATTATTGTGTTAATTCCCTGGCTCCATCTCCACATCTTAGTGGACATGGTGAGCCTCAATGTTATAGACTCTGAGATTGACCTCCCAAATTTTTTTTAGagaatttgtaatttttattgaatttgcttattgacaattttatacatatgtatgtataaatataagtataaataaacaTTCTGATTATTGCCGTCCTTCACCCGTCCTGAATCCCCCTTTCTTACCTCTTCTTACCTCCATTCATgaccttctgtttgtttcttgatccactgagtttaaccagggccaTCTGTCTGACCATGGGTTTGAAACTATCCAGTGGAGTCCAGTAGGCTCATCATCAAGTGAAAATAATGGCTACCCCTCTCCCAAAATCCATCAGTAGCCAATAATTtagcagggagagaaaggagcctgTGAGCTCTTCCCTGATCCATAACTGACTGTTCAGATGGCAGATTTTGTGCAGTCTCGGCCACTGTGGGATCACATCTGcaccaaaaagcaaaaacaaaagcaattcaCAGGATTTCACAGCTCTTCTCCAGCTTTTATATATTTCTGCCCCCTCTTTCATACCATCCCTTGAAATCTTCTTTATTTGAGAATGAACATGGTGCCCCTGCTGTTCCGAGTTCTGCTCTCAGCCCCTTCCTGTCCTAGATCACTGCATCAACTGCCTTCTCTGACTTCCTGGTGAAGCTCACATAGATGAGATGTAGCCATGTTTGGGTCAGCATGGGACATCTATGCAGGATCCTTGAGGCTCCATCACATGAGGTCACCTGTGGTTGCTATCAGACTTACTTTTCTAGGTCTGTCCTTCTGCTAGTCTTGCTTCCCTTATGAAATAATTAAAGCATGGGTCTGTGTCTATGTTACTAAGTGAtgggtttcttttcttatttacaatACGTACCATTGACCACTGTTGTATTTATGCCAATGGGTGACTTGGTGTAGAACAGAAAATCCCAGCATGGGGCCAGGCACCGAGAAAGCCAAAAAGGTGATTAAAGTCTAGAATGTTCATCCACAACCACCATCCAGACATGTGGAGACTGAACTTTGTCAATCTCCAAGGCtataagaaaaacacattttgacAGACTTCCCCTTGCTCCACTGGGGAtgaccaccaaaaaaaaaaagtcctccacAAACAGTTTAAACTTAGAATTGAATACTGAATTCTATCTCACTTAAGTCAACCTTCAACATGTAGTATAGCTCAGAGACACATTCCACAGTACCTCTCAGGGATCTTGGTTATCTGAGTCCTAGTTGCCCACATAATAATCATAAGACTACCCATGCTCTTGTCCTTgtgtcctttctttcccttcctgtccACTTGATTTTCTTCCACTTCCACTGTTATGTTAAACACTCTCCTCTTAGATAAATTGCTGATATTCAGATACTTGTCTCTGGCTCCACTGCtaagaaaacccaaacaaaacttgcagagtggttttttttttttttttttttcggtttttcgagacagggtttctctgtgtagccctggctgtcctggaactcactctgtagaccaggctggcttcgaactcagaaatccacctgcctctgcctcccaagtgctgggattaagggcgtatgccaccaccgcccggctttcagAATGTTTCTCTGAGTGTCCATTACTCATGATTCTCCACTTCATTCTTGTGCAATTTTTCTTTCAGAGGAGGTGTGCAGACTCATATGTTAATGtgttctgtgtgctgtgtgtgtgtgtgtgtgtgtgtataatatgtatttatgtgcatgtgctatatgtgtatgtgtattgctGCATACATCTGTCCTGGCCAGCGGGGCATTAAACAGGGATccagggagatcacctaagagagaatgggagagaaatGGATGAATGCAAAGGAAcatggcttgtctatagtctgatcaaacaattaattttacttttttcacacaggggttacatacacaaaaaagcaggatgtggagaaggggatgatgcaggagtgtaggtgttcagggagagtacagatatcttccttaacagagtgtcagctgggtgaaggttcagggaacaggtcactatgactccgtctatgattcacttgtccttatctaagttgatactatccaccaaggctacccaaggtctatgacaatCCACAAGatctatgactacttgttcctatccaggctggtaaattcccaccaaagctgcctgtttacaatatcttatagttatctgtttcagtgttttcccacagagacccgagactttgtgttagcaggctgacttaggcctatggctgattttaggccttcagtgtataagcaaagctgcccctgacatacATCCTGTggatggatggtgtgtgtgtgtgtgtgtgctctgtgatatgtgtgtgaatatgttggggaatgcatgtgtgtgtgctatatgggtatgtggtgtatgtatagtgtgtgcactgtatgtgcatgtgtgtatgtgtgtgaggggatgtatgtatgtatctgtgtgtgtgtggtgtatgaatGTATATCCATTTTTGTGTAAATGTGTACCTGTAAATATATAGAGGCTAAAGGTCAAAATCAGTTGTCTTTCTCAGTTGCCTTCTAttccttgctttttgagacaggtctttcactgaacctggcaCTCATTAGCTGGTTAAAATGGGCGAACAGTAAAGTTTCAGAACTccatctgtctctacctcctcccAGTGTTAGGCTTACTCTAGTGTTCTAGCATGCTCCAGCATCACCtgacttttttaatttattttttattggatatttaatttatttacatttcagatgtcatcctcttttccccatccctccccccagaaacccctatccca
This portion of the Arvicanthis niloticus isolate mArvNil1 chromosome 24, mArvNil1.pat.X, whole genome shotgun sequence genome encodes:
- the LOC143438157 gene encoding CD209 antigen-like protein A, encoding MRDSKEMEKKQLGPLDEELLTSSHTKYSIKGFGFQPNSGFSSFTGCLVHSHVPLALQVLFLTVFSVLLVVILVKVCKIPSSQGQEESNQKNVYEELTQLKAGIDRLCRSCPWDWTPFQGSCYFFSLAQKSWNDSATACHNMGAQLVVIKSDEEQNFLQQASKKRGYTWMGLIDINKESSWHWIDGTPLTLSFMKYWNKGEPNNLGEEDCAEFRDDGWNDTKCYNKKFWICKKLETSCPSK